The following are encoded in a window of Methanobacterium sp. genomic DNA:
- the anfG gene encoding Fe-only nitrogenase subunit delta, with protein MEDIMKERIEQLVDHIMKWSLWQFNSRAWDRENQNEGVLTKTMQILCNEPVEKETPADRCYWAEAVILAREFKSNYPWLLEMQKSEIKLLMKGLKDRIDYLTITGSLNEELTVKRY; from the coding sequence ATGGAAGACATTATGAAAGAACGGATAGAACAGCTTGTTGATCATATTATGAAATGGAGTCTGTGGCAGTTTAACTCCCGTGCATGGGATCGGGAAAATCAAAATGAAGGAGTCCTTACCAAGACCATGCAGATTTTATGCAATGAACCCGTTGAAAAAGAGACTCCTGCAGACAGGTGTTACTGGGCAGAAGCCGTGATACTGGCCAGAGAATTTAAAAGTAATTATCCATGGCTTTTGGAAATGCAAAAAAGCGAGATAAAATTACTTATGAAAGGTCTTAAAGATCGAATAGACTATTTAACAATAACTGGATCCCTCAATGAGGAGCTTACAGTCAAACGCTACTAA